One genomic region from Muriicola soli encodes:
- a CDS encoding ABC transporter substrate-binding protein, protein MRVFLCLVLIFLSGCREKTSQDLTQGKETPGKNTSSIHYAKGFEVENIEDGLTLIKVLQPWPNATKPFTYALVDKDASLPSSFEQNAYDAVVSVPVERLVLTSTTHIPAIEALGVANRLIGFPGTDYISSELTRERISQGKVVNLGNNESINTEMTLQLQPDLVVGFSISSENRTYETLIKAGIPVVYNGDWTEQTPLGKAEWIKFFAPFFQLEEKADSIFDSIANSYAEARELASKAEFKPSIMSGALYKDVWYAPGGKSWAAQFIRDANATYLWNNTEEVGSLSLSLESVLAKASGADFWISPSQFTSYIDMENANRHYGQFKPFQKQKVFTYALSKGETGGLTFFELGPNRPDLILKDLIHIFHPEVLPGHTLYFFKPLQ, encoded by the coding sequence TGCGAAAGGATTTGAAGTAGAAAACATCGAAGATGGCCTTACACTGATCAAAGTACTCCAACCCTGGCCCAATGCCACAAAACCCTTCACCTATGCCCTGGTGGATAAAGACGCTTCATTGCCTTCTTCATTTGAACAGAATGCATACGATGCGGTGGTTTCAGTCCCTGTAGAACGCCTGGTGCTTACATCAACAACGCATATCCCCGCCATTGAGGCCCTTGGGGTGGCCAACCGACTTATAGGCTTTCCGGGAACGGATTATATTTCGTCTGAACTTACCAGAGAGAGAATATCACAAGGTAAAGTGGTAAACCTGGGCAATAACGAATCTATAAATACAGAAATGACTCTGCAACTACAGCCAGATCTTGTAGTGGGCTTTAGTATTTCTTCAGAAAACAGAACGTATGAAACCTTGATAAAGGCGGGCATCCCAGTGGTGTATAATGGGGATTGGACCGAACAGACTCCCCTGGGTAAAGCTGAATGGATCAAATTTTTTGCACCCTTTTTTCAACTCGAAGAAAAGGCGGACAGCATTTTTGATTCTATTGCAAATTCCTATGCCGAAGCCAGAGAACTTGCCTCCAAAGCAGAATTCAAACCTAGTATTATGAGTGGGGCCCTTTATAAAGACGTTTGGTATGCTCCCGGAGGAAAAAGCTGGGCTGCTCAATTTATCCGCGATGCCAATGCCACTTATCTTTGGAATAATACAGAAGAGGTTGGGAGTTTATCCCTGAGTCTGGAAAGTGTTCTGGCAAAGGCCTCAGGGGCAGATTTTTGGATCTCGCCCTCCCAGTTCACAAGCTATATTGATATGGAAAATGCCAATCGCCATTATGGCCAGTTTAAACCCTTTCAAAAACAAAAGGTATTTACCTATGCGCTCAGCAAAGGGGAAACAGGCGGACTCACATTTTTTGAGCTGGGTCCCAACAGACCAGATTTGATCCTGAAAGACCTAATCCATATCTTTCATCCGGAGGTTTTACCCGGGCATACTCTCTATTTTTTCAAGCCTTTACAATAA